The proteins below are encoded in one region of Triticum aestivum cultivar Chinese Spring chromosome 1B, IWGSC CS RefSeq v2.1, whole genome shotgun sequence:
- the LOC123140966 gene encoding putative leucine-rich repeat receptor-like protein kinase At2g19210 isoform X3, whose product MEQSTAASRPWLLLLCLAVAATGGVLQARAQLDSKGFISVDCGLPGKASYVDGGTKLSYVSDAGFIDDTAGANQNISGQYIRPQLSRRYHDVRSFPDGTRNCYTLRSLVSGRKYLVRAAFLYGDYDGLGRLPVFDLHLGVNYWQTVNVSTPGFEVTAEAIVVVPDDFVQVCLVNTGAGTPFISALELRPLKMKFYPQVNLMQGLVLDVRLNLGPADLTDIVRYPEDPHDRVWIPWADPKEWMEISTTKQVDSEYDDFEVPTAVMQTAVTPLNASMKLEITWDPVPQPHDLSPGYFIIMHFSELQLLPSNALREFDININGVRLSEAIRLVYLGVGVIFNEKPYQDGNYNISIKATANSTLPPILNALELFSIMSMTNFGTDSRDVSAMTTIKTKYHVEKNWMGDPCAPKTMAWEKLMCSYDTGIPPRIRSVNLSSSGLNGDISPSFADLKALQHLDLSNNNLTGTILDTLSQLPLLKILDLSGNQLSGSIPSGILKRIQDGSLNLRYDNNSNLCTNANSCRPAKMKSKLPIYVGAPIVIIVVIVSVALTLFCLLRRKTPGLMKNSVKPQNETRNDGDTSLGLETRRFTYNEIERITNNLQQVLGKGGFGYVYDGFLEDGTQVAVKIRSESSNQGDKEFLAEVQILTRIHHKNLVSLIGFCKDGVHMALVYEFMSEGTLQDHIEETEMQDA is encoded by the exons ctcgccgtcgccgccaccggcgGCGTACTCCAAGCTCGCGCCCAGCTTGACAGCAAAG GTTTCATAAGCGTAGACTGCGGACTACCGGGGAAGGCAAGCTACGTGGACGGCGGCACCAAGCTATCCTACGTCTCCGATGCCGGGTTCATCGATGATACTGCCGGCGCCAACCAAAACATCTCTGGCCAGTACATTCGACCGCAGCTCTCACGGCGCTACCACGACGTGCGCAGCTTCCCTGATGGCACGCGCAACTGCTACACACTCCGGTCCCTCGTGTCTGGTCGCAAGTACCTCGTCCGAGCGGCATTCTTATATGGCGACTACGACGGCCTCGGCAGGCTGCCAGTCTTCGACCTCCACCTCGGCGTCAACTACTGGCAGACCGTCAACGTCTCGACGCCGGGCTTCGAGGTGACGGCGGAGGCCATCGTCGTGGTGCCAGATGACTTCGTGCAGGTCTGCCTGGTGAACACTGGCGCCGGCACGCCGTTCATCTCCGCGCTGGAGCTGAGGCCGCTGAAGATGAAGTTCTACCCGCAGGTGAACTTGATGCAGGGCCTCGTCCTTGACGTCAGGCTCAACCTCGGCCCGGCAGACCTGACCGACATTGTTAG GTACCCTGAAGATCCACACGACCGAGTATGGATCCCTTGGGCTGACCCGAAAGAGTGGATGGAGATATCAACGACGAAGCAGGTGGACAGCGAGTACGACGACTTCGAGGTACCGACGGCCGTGATGCAGACTGCGGTCACGCCGCTGAACGCCTCCATGAAGCTAGAGATCACCTGGGACCCCGTGCCTCAGCCTCACGACCTGTCACCGGGATATTTCATCATCATGCACTTCTCTGAGCTCCAGCTCCTCCCGAGCAACGCCCTACGCGAGTTTGACATCAACATCAACGGCGTGAGGTTGTCCGAAGCCATTAGGCTAGTCTACCTTGGGGTCGGTGTCATCTTCAATGAAAAGCCCTACCAGGACGGTAACTACAACATCTCCATCAAGGCCACCGCCAACTCGACATTGCCGCCAATCCTCAACGCCCTCGAGTTGTTCTCCATCATGTCCATGACAAACTTTGGCACGGACTCCAGGGACG TATCTGCTATGACAACGATCAAGACGAAGTATCATGTGGAGAAGAACTGGATGGGTGACCCGTGTGCTCCCAAGACTATGGCCTGGGAAAAGTTGATGTGCAGCTACGACACTGGCATCCCTCCAAGGATCAGAAGCGT AAACCTGTCTTCCAGTGGTCTGAATGGTGACATATCGCCGTCTTTCGCGGATCTAAAGGCTCTCCAGCACTT GGATCTGTCAAACAACAATTTGACAGGCACAATTCTAGATACTCTTTCGCAATTACCTTTGTTGAAGATTTT AGATTTGTCAGGAAATCAGCTCAGTGGCTCAATTCCCTCCGGAATTCTCAAAAGAATTCAAGATGGCTCCCTAAATCTAAG ATATGACAACAACTCAAACCTTTGCACCAATGCCAATTCATGTCGACCTGCTAAAATGAAGAGCAAGTTGCCCATATACGTTGGTGCCCCTATAGTTATCATCGTGGTGATAGTATCAGTGGCACTAACACTCTTTTGCTTGTTGAGACGAAAAACTCCAG GATTAATGAAAAACTCAGTAAAGCCACAAAATGAAACGAGAAATGATGGGGACACATCACTTGGACTTGAGACTCGCCGATTCACATACAATGAAATTGAGAGGATAACGAACAACCTTCAACAAGTGTTGGGAAAGGGAGGATTCGGTTATGTCTATGATGGCTTCCTGGAGGATGGCACTCAGGTGGCAGTAAAGATACGGTCTGAGTCTTCCAACCAAGGTGACAAGGAATTCCTAGCAGAG GTTCAAATTTTAACCCGGATTCATCACAAGAACCTTGTCTCCTTGATTGGTTTCTGCAAGGATGGGGTACACATGGCACTTGTCTACGAGTTCATGTCAGAGGGAACTCTGCAAGATCACATT GAGGAGACCGAAATGCAAGATGCTTAA
- the LOC123140966 gene encoding probable LRR receptor-like serine/threonine-protein kinase At1g05700 isoform X1, giving the protein MEQSTAASRPWLLLLCLAVAATGGVLQARAQLDSKGFISVDCGLPGKASYVDGGTKLSYVSDAGFIDDTAGANQNISGQYIRPQLSRRYHDVRSFPDGTRNCYTLRSLVSGRKYLVRAAFLYGDYDGLGRLPVFDLHLGVNYWQTVNVSTPGFEVTAEAIVVVPDDFVQVCLVNTGAGTPFISALELRPLKMKFYPQVNLMQGLVLDVRLNLGPADLTDIVRYPEDPHDRVWIPWADPKEWMEISTTKQVDSEYDDFEVPTAVMQTAVTPLNASMKLEITWDPVPQPHDLSPGYFIIMHFSELQLLPSNALREFDININGVRLSEAIRLVYLGVGVIFNEKPYQDGNYNISIKATANSTLPPILNALELFSIMSMTNFGTDSRDVSAMTTIKTKYHVEKNWMGDPCAPKTMAWEKLMCSYDTGIPPRIRSVNLSSSGLNGDISPSFADLKALQHLDLSNNNLTGTILDTLSQLPLLKILDLSGNQLSGSIPSGILKRIQDGSLNLRYDNNSNLCTNANSCRPAKMKSKLPIYVGAPIVIIVVIVSVALTLFCLLRRKTPGLMKNSVKPQNETRNDGDTSLGLETRRFTYNEIERITNNLQQVLGKGGFGYVYDGFLEDGTQVAVKIRSESSNQGDKEFLAEVQILTRIHHKNLVSLIGFCKDGVHMALVYEFMSEGTLQDHIVGGDRNARCLTWRQRLKIAVESAQGLEYLHKGCNPPLIHRDVKATNILLNTRLEAKIADFGLSKAFNRDNESQVSTNVIVGTRGYMDPEYQTTGRPTTKSDVYSFGVVLLVLVTGKPPTMHNPRSIGIIEWVQRRLSKGNIEGVVDVRMHGDHDINSMWKAADIALKCTAHASARRPNMTDVVLQLQECLKLEEDHAGGNSNNNFYTGISSNDLSMRNDSYPTNQSTNVSQSSTSFEKEHNFGRVPTMDNGPAAR; this is encoded by the exons ctcgccgtcgccgccaccggcgGCGTACTCCAAGCTCGCGCCCAGCTTGACAGCAAAG GTTTCATAAGCGTAGACTGCGGACTACCGGGGAAGGCAAGCTACGTGGACGGCGGCACCAAGCTATCCTACGTCTCCGATGCCGGGTTCATCGATGATACTGCCGGCGCCAACCAAAACATCTCTGGCCAGTACATTCGACCGCAGCTCTCACGGCGCTACCACGACGTGCGCAGCTTCCCTGATGGCACGCGCAACTGCTACACACTCCGGTCCCTCGTGTCTGGTCGCAAGTACCTCGTCCGAGCGGCATTCTTATATGGCGACTACGACGGCCTCGGCAGGCTGCCAGTCTTCGACCTCCACCTCGGCGTCAACTACTGGCAGACCGTCAACGTCTCGACGCCGGGCTTCGAGGTGACGGCGGAGGCCATCGTCGTGGTGCCAGATGACTTCGTGCAGGTCTGCCTGGTGAACACTGGCGCCGGCACGCCGTTCATCTCCGCGCTGGAGCTGAGGCCGCTGAAGATGAAGTTCTACCCGCAGGTGAACTTGATGCAGGGCCTCGTCCTTGACGTCAGGCTCAACCTCGGCCCGGCAGACCTGACCGACATTGTTAG GTACCCTGAAGATCCACACGACCGAGTATGGATCCCTTGGGCTGACCCGAAAGAGTGGATGGAGATATCAACGACGAAGCAGGTGGACAGCGAGTACGACGACTTCGAGGTACCGACGGCCGTGATGCAGACTGCGGTCACGCCGCTGAACGCCTCCATGAAGCTAGAGATCACCTGGGACCCCGTGCCTCAGCCTCACGACCTGTCACCGGGATATTTCATCATCATGCACTTCTCTGAGCTCCAGCTCCTCCCGAGCAACGCCCTACGCGAGTTTGACATCAACATCAACGGCGTGAGGTTGTCCGAAGCCATTAGGCTAGTCTACCTTGGGGTCGGTGTCATCTTCAATGAAAAGCCCTACCAGGACGGTAACTACAACATCTCCATCAAGGCCACCGCCAACTCGACATTGCCGCCAATCCTCAACGCCCTCGAGTTGTTCTCCATCATGTCCATGACAAACTTTGGCACGGACTCCAGGGACG TATCTGCTATGACAACGATCAAGACGAAGTATCATGTGGAGAAGAACTGGATGGGTGACCCGTGTGCTCCCAAGACTATGGCCTGGGAAAAGTTGATGTGCAGCTACGACACTGGCATCCCTCCAAGGATCAGAAGCGT AAACCTGTCTTCCAGTGGTCTGAATGGTGACATATCGCCGTCTTTCGCGGATCTAAAGGCTCTCCAGCACTT GGATCTGTCAAACAACAATTTGACAGGCACAATTCTAGATACTCTTTCGCAATTACCTTTGTTGAAGATTTT AGATTTGTCAGGAAATCAGCTCAGTGGCTCAATTCCCTCCGGAATTCTCAAAAGAATTCAAGATGGCTCCCTAAATCTAAG ATATGACAACAACTCAAACCTTTGCACCAATGCCAATTCATGTCGACCTGCTAAAATGAAGAGCAAGTTGCCCATATACGTTGGTGCCCCTATAGTTATCATCGTGGTGATAGTATCAGTGGCACTAACACTCTTTTGCTTGTTGAGACGAAAAACTCCAG GATTAATGAAAAACTCAGTAAAGCCACAAAATGAAACGAGAAATGATGGGGACACATCACTTGGACTTGAGACTCGCCGATTCACATACAATGAAATTGAGAGGATAACGAACAACCTTCAACAAGTGTTGGGAAAGGGAGGATTCGGTTATGTCTATGATGGCTTCCTGGAGGATGGCACTCAGGTGGCAGTAAAGATACGGTCTGAGTCTTCCAACCAAGGTGACAAGGAATTCCTAGCAGAG GTTCAAATTTTAACCCGGATTCATCACAAGAACCTTGTCTCCTTGATTGGTTTCTGCAAGGATGGGGTACACATGGCACTTGTCTACGAGTTCATGTCAGAGGGAACTCTGCAAGATCACATTGTAG GAGGAGACCGAAATGCAAGATGCTTAACCTGGAGACAGAGACTTAAAATTGCAGTTGAATCTGCACAAG GACTAGAGTACCTACATAAGGGGTGCAACCCACCTTTGATTCACAGGGATGTGAAGGCCACAAACATCTTATTGAACACGAGGTTGGAGGCCAAGATCGCCGATTTTGGATTATCCAAAGCTTTCAATCGCGACAATGAAAGCCAGGTGTCCACGAATGTGATCGTTGGCACACGCGGATATATGGATCCAGA GTACCAGACAACAGGGAGGCCGACAACCAAGAGTGATGTGTATAGCTTTGGTGTTGTGCTGTTGGTGCTTGTCACGGGGAAGCCACCCACCATGCATAACCCGCGAAGCATCGGCATCATTGAGTGGGTGCAACGGCGGTTATCGAAAGGCAACATCGAAGGCGTGGTGGATGTGCGCATGCATGGTGACCACGACATCAATAGTATGTGGAAGGCCGCTGACATCGCCCTCAAGTGCACTGCACATGCGTCGGCGCGGCGCCCCAACATGACCGATGTTGTGCTGCAACTACAGGAGTGCCTGAAGCTAGAGGAGGACCACGCCGGCGGCAACTCCAACAACAACTTCTACACTGGCATCAGCAGCAACGACCTAAGCATGAGAAATGACTCTTACCCTACTAACCAGTCCACGAATGTGAGCCAAAGCAGCACTTCATTTGAGAAGGAACATAATTTTGGGAGGGTGCCAACAATGGACAACGGTCCTGCTGCCCGATAA
- the LOC123140966 gene encoding putative leucine-rich repeat receptor-like protein kinase At2g19210 isoform X2: MEQSTAASRPWLLLLCLAVAATGGVLQARAQLDSKGFISVDCGLPGKASYVDGGTKLSYVSDAGFIDDTAGANQNISGQYIRPQLSRRYHDVRSFPDGTRNCYTLRSLVSGRKYLVRAAFLYGDYDGLGRLPVFDLHLGVNYWQTVNVSTPGFEVTAEAIVVVPDDFVQVCLVNTGAGTPFISALELRPLKMKFYPQVNLMQGLVLDVRLNLGPADLTDIVRYPEDPHDRVWIPWADPKEWMEISTTKQVDSEYDDFEVPTAVMQTAVTPLNASMKLEITWDPVPQPHDLSPGYFIIMHFSELQLLPSNALREFDININGVRLSEAIRLVYLGVGVIFNEKPYQDGNYNISIKATANSTLPPILNALELFSIMSMTNFGTDSRDVSAMTTIKTKYHVEKNWMGDPCAPKTMAWEKLMCSYDTGIPPRIRSVNLSSSGLNGDISPSFADLKALQHLDLSNNNLTGTILDTLSQLPLLKILDLSGNQLSGSIPSGILKRIQDGSLNLRYDNNSNLCTNANSCRPAKMKSKLPIYVGAPIVIIVVIVSVALTLFCLLRRKTPGLMKNSVKPQNETRNDGDTSLGLETRRFTYNEIERITNNLQQVLGKGGFGYVYDGFLEDGTQVAVKIRSESSNQGDKEFLAEVQILTRIHHKNLVSLIGFCKDGVHMALVYEFMSEGTLQDHIVGGDRNARCLTWRQRLKIAVESAQGM, translated from the exons ctcgccgtcgccgccaccggcgGCGTACTCCAAGCTCGCGCCCAGCTTGACAGCAAAG GTTTCATAAGCGTAGACTGCGGACTACCGGGGAAGGCAAGCTACGTGGACGGCGGCACCAAGCTATCCTACGTCTCCGATGCCGGGTTCATCGATGATACTGCCGGCGCCAACCAAAACATCTCTGGCCAGTACATTCGACCGCAGCTCTCACGGCGCTACCACGACGTGCGCAGCTTCCCTGATGGCACGCGCAACTGCTACACACTCCGGTCCCTCGTGTCTGGTCGCAAGTACCTCGTCCGAGCGGCATTCTTATATGGCGACTACGACGGCCTCGGCAGGCTGCCAGTCTTCGACCTCCACCTCGGCGTCAACTACTGGCAGACCGTCAACGTCTCGACGCCGGGCTTCGAGGTGACGGCGGAGGCCATCGTCGTGGTGCCAGATGACTTCGTGCAGGTCTGCCTGGTGAACACTGGCGCCGGCACGCCGTTCATCTCCGCGCTGGAGCTGAGGCCGCTGAAGATGAAGTTCTACCCGCAGGTGAACTTGATGCAGGGCCTCGTCCTTGACGTCAGGCTCAACCTCGGCCCGGCAGACCTGACCGACATTGTTAG GTACCCTGAAGATCCACACGACCGAGTATGGATCCCTTGGGCTGACCCGAAAGAGTGGATGGAGATATCAACGACGAAGCAGGTGGACAGCGAGTACGACGACTTCGAGGTACCGACGGCCGTGATGCAGACTGCGGTCACGCCGCTGAACGCCTCCATGAAGCTAGAGATCACCTGGGACCCCGTGCCTCAGCCTCACGACCTGTCACCGGGATATTTCATCATCATGCACTTCTCTGAGCTCCAGCTCCTCCCGAGCAACGCCCTACGCGAGTTTGACATCAACATCAACGGCGTGAGGTTGTCCGAAGCCATTAGGCTAGTCTACCTTGGGGTCGGTGTCATCTTCAATGAAAAGCCCTACCAGGACGGTAACTACAACATCTCCATCAAGGCCACCGCCAACTCGACATTGCCGCCAATCCTCAACGCCCTCGAGTTGTTCTCCATCATGTCCATGACAAACTTTGGCACGGACTCCAGGGACG TATCTGCTATGACAACGATCAAGACGAAGTATCATGTGGAGAAGAACTGGATGGGTGACCCGTGTGCTCCCAAGACTATGGCCTGGGAAAAGTTGATGTGCAGCTACGACACTGGCATCCCTCCAAGGATCAGAAGCGT AAACCTGTCTTCCAGTGGTCTGAATGGTGACATATCGCCGTCTTTCGCGGATCTAAAGGCTCTCCAGCACTT GGATCTGTCAAACAACAATTTGACAGGCACAATTCTAGATACTCTTTCGCAATTACCTTTGTTGAAGATTTT AGATTTGTCAGGAAATCAGCTCAGTGGCTCAATTCCCTCCGGAATTCTCAAAAGAATTCAAGATGGCTCCCTAAATCTAAG ATATGACAACAACTCAAACCTTTGCACCAATGCCAATTCATGTCGACCTGCTAAAATGAAGAGCAAGTTGCCCATATACGTTGGTGCCCCTATAGTTATCATCGTGGTGATAGTATCAGTGGCACTAACACTCTTTTGCTTGTTGAGACGAAAAACTCCAG GATTAATGAAAAACTCAGTAAAGCCACAAAATGAAACGAGAAATGATGGGGACACATCACTTGGACTTGAGACTCGCCGATTCACATACAATGAAATTGAGAGGATAACGAACAACCTTCAACAAGTGTTGGGAAAGGGAGGATTCGGTTATGTCTATGATGGCTTCCTGGAGGATGGCACTCAGGTGGCAGTAAAGATACGGTCTGAGTCTTCCAACCAAGGTGACAAGGAATTCCTAGCAGAG GTTCAAATTTTAACCCGGATTCATCACAAGAACCTTGTCTCCTTGATTGGTTTCTGCAAGGATGGGGTACACATGGCACTTGTCTACGAGTTCATGTCAGAGGGAACTCTGCAAGATCACATTGTAG GAGGAGACCGAAATGCAAGATGCTTAACCTGGAGACAGAGACTTAAAATTGCAGTTGAATCTGCACAAG GGATGTGA